In the Oscarella lobularis chromosome 14, ooOscLobu1.1, whole genome shotgun sequence genome, one interval contains:
- the LOC136195466 gene encoding GREB1-like protein, whose protein sequence is MHSFFVICDFGKRDINEESAEAKGQCLCLDFKPAAEDPLKCAGCKHQHHLFKTYLDLEFVPCLLILVKKARMGDTFPHTLNAMDLRLFKNETVQVTITQTMQELGRLCRYVDRKEKANEPFAIVGKALYNDLYKHVKSCASFTAIDMIPDAKMAVTKDKRKWEQEKDLPFRVRWLRHEARSSSCDYKNTYDPKGILENRLLLQAEPQIGKTGTYLKFLEDLRSKICRDEDSELIDCGNFDTETEKDEEAFDSEALFDEAEWIYPHYAKFTWETARRLKYELSSSKYEKLRHYNPNEKRSELVKNIINAFYPKLIGRDTRDVAPRRRERSDFVVEWEEEMHNVRSYSDYHAATNCLVCYPARREAHFDLVTLGRKFDKLKDFEIEKVTISVPGGPSFENFRLALKSGSPEALRDFKWVFIPSHKRAHRALLNFSHSLKRGSVFKPLFALVIRQSEFQAYQTVWGKFHVIIQLPTRFKLPEDLQKQLDYKYTHAEDNESRIGFARLFMQLFAHALGLEFAFHMDDNVSSLYCIDFSKRDQMKMKKTYLTTVLSHLWNQFDPVAELPEELQQSSLSGKVIEYSGKQDKYGVLGMKFDRLGYKRPPFRHGRLGALYLLNVKATFEKKVFFMPTPFLEDVMFCDDCDAKQLLCCKYGRFAFVKAPIEGRDAFVATGVKPSGEPKTPASVRSPVKRASLSVAFGVKPSTEQQRSEVYRAPVKGVDLSAASCVKPFTGPWLKAKKPKRDFIVISDSSDTAVSPQEGDNLGDSTSELLGEETLPLHKCRCHHNSLKKGLGELLKSLTYEYDSFSPCYQHMIKDMSSRHLKKIKRRFEKFEVGKIVDPSERKNLLLFCHLLTTTFYPVGKIRLVFFFN, encoded by the exons ATGCACTCGTTCTTTGTGATTTGTGACTTCGGAAAGAGGGATATAAACGAGGAA TCAGCTGAGGCTAAAGGTCAATGCTTATGCTTAGACTTCAAGCCAGCGGCTGAGGATCCACTTAAATGTGCTGGCTGCAAACATCAACATCACCTTTTTAAAACCTATCTGGATTTGGAGTTTGTACCCTGCTTGCTAATCCTAGTGAAAAAAGCGCGAATGGGAGACACCTTTCCTCATACTTTGAATGCCATGGATTTGAGATTGTTTAAAAATGAGACAGTACAAGTTACTATAACGCAAACGATGCAGGAACTGGGAAGGCTTTGTCGGTATGTTGacaggaaagagaaagcaaatGAGCCTTTTGCAATAGTGGGAAAGGCACTGTACAATGATCTTTATAAACACGTTAAAAGCTGCGCTTCTTTTACTGCAATCGACATGATTCCCGACGCAAAGATGGCTGTAACCAAAGACAAACGTAAATGGGAACAGGAGAAAGATCTACCGTTCCGTGTTCGCTGGCTTCGTCATGAAGCTAGATCGTCAAGTTGTGATTATAAGAACACGTACGACCCAAAAGGCATTCtggaaaatcgtcttttgcTTCAGGCGGAGCCTCAAATCGGAAAAACGGGCACTTACTTGAAGTTTTTGGAAGATCTGAGAAGCAAAATCTGTCGAGACGAGgattcagaattaattgaCTGTGGAAACTTTGATACTGAAACCGAAAAGGATGAGGAAGCCTTCGATAGTGAAGCATTATTTGATGAAGCGGAATGGATCTATCCTCATTACGCAAAATTTACGTGGGAAACAGCACGTCGATTGAAGTATGAACTCTCTTCGTCAAAGTACGAAAAATTACGGCACTATAATCCGAACGAAAAACGCTCCGAACTTGTTAAAAATATTATAAACGCATTCTATCCTAAGTTAATTGGGAGAGACACGCGTGATGTAGCCCCGCgtaggagagaaagaagtgaTTTTGTTGTGGAGtgggaagaagaaatgcaCAACGTCAGAAGCTATTCTGATTATCACGCCGCTACAAACTGCCTCGTTTGTTATCCTGCTAGAAGAGAAGCTCATTTTGACTTAGTAACTTTAGGGCGGAAGTTTGACAAGTTAAAAGactttgaaattgaaaaggtGACTATTTCAGTACCTGGAGGACCTTCGTTCGAAAACTTTAGATTAGCTCTTAAGAGTGGTAGTCCTGAAGCCCTCCGAGATTTCAAATGGGTTTTTATTCCTTCGCACAAACGAGCTCATAGAGCGCTGTTGAACTTCTCGCACTCACTCAAAAGAGGATCGGTTTTTAAACCGTTATTTGCTTTGGTTATTAGGCAAAGTGAATTTCAGGCATATCAAACTGTTTGGGGAAAATTCCATGTTATAATACAGTTACCAACACGTTTTAAGTTGCCAGAAGATTTGCAAAAGCAGCTAGATTACAAGTACACGCACGCTGAAGATAACGAGAGCAGAATTGGATTTGCTCGACTGTTTATGCAGTTATTTGCTCATGCGCTAGGCCTGGAATTTGCCTTTCACATGGACGACAACGTTTCTTCGCTGTATtgcattgatttttctaaaagagaccaaatgaagatgaagaaaacgtaCTTGACGACAGTCCTTTCTCACCTCTGGAATCAATTTGATCCTGTGGCAGAATTACCAGAAGAACTGCAACAAAGTTCCCTTAGCGGAAAAGTCATCGAATATTCTGGCAAACAAGATAAGTATGGCGTTCTTGGAATGAAGTTTGATCGTCTCGGTTACAAAAGACCGCCTTTTCGTCACGGGAGACTTGGTGCTCTTTACCTCTTGAACGTGAAAGCGacttttgaaaagaaagtttTCTTCATGCCTACCCCCTTTTTGGAAGACGTCATGTTCTGCGACGACTGCGATGCGAAGCAATTGTTATGCTGCAAATACGGGCGATTTGCGTTTGTTAAAGCGCCCATCGAAGGTCGTGATGCATTTGTGGCAACCGGCGTAAAACCTTCTGGAGAACCAAAAACACCAGCGTCTGTTAGATCGCCCGTCAAACGCGCGAGCCTATCTGTGGCATTCGGCGTAAAACCTTCGACGGAACAACAACGATCGGAGGTTTATAGAGCTCCCGTTAAAGGTGTGGATCTATCTGCAGCATCTTGCGTGAAACCGTTCACAGGGCCATGGCTAAAAGCGAAAAAGCCAAAACGCGACTTTATAGTTATTTCTGATTCGTCTGATACAGCCGTTTCACCGCAAGAAGGAGACAATTTAGGCGATTCTACATCAGAGCTACTCGGTGAAGAAACTTTACCTCTGCATAAGTGTCGCTGCCACCACAATTCACTGAAGAAAGGGCTTGGGGAACTTCTTAAAAGTTTGACATATGAGTACGATTCGTTCTCTCCATGCTACCAGCACATGATAAAAGATATGTCTTCAAGGCACttaaagaaaataaaacgcagatttgaaaaattcgaaGTAGGCAAGATCGTCGATCCAAGCGAAAGGAAAAATCTTCTACTTTTCTGTCATTTATTGACAACGACATTCTATCCAGTTGGCAAGATTCGGttggtctttttcttcaactaG
- the LOC136195533 gene encoding ubiquitin carboxyl-terminal hydrolase 9X-like, translating into MVLSSSSRFHVVNNTKMSENSDYAFSDVVYAKPAKPKPKGWLVDFVNAFGSYNGFEILRKRVLEGSNLNVKIMAALIRPFGGCAHVLTLECLQKYVIPCADRMLDVLESLTDDDLKREAKNEAKNKSFRLYFDMKVFESCLSGRSGSQGGDSESGGVENEDDIEAPSNIVLQWKNERSQRSQQNGLSVVRFFVVRTTIREGRNCRR; encoded by the exons ATGGTCTTAAGttcttcgtctcgcttcCACGTTGTCAACAACACCAAAATGTCTGAAAATTCTGATTAC GCTTTTAGTGATGTAGTCTATGCAAAACCGGCAAAACCTAAACCCAAG GGTTGGCTTGTCGATTTTGTGAACGCCTTTGGATCCTACAACGGATTTGAGATCTTGCGAAAGCGCGTACTTGAAGGCAGCAACCTGAACGTGAAAATCATGGCTGCGCTCATTCG aCCTTTTGGCGGCTGCGCTCACGTTTTGACTTTGGAATGCCTTCAAAAATACGTGATTCCGTGCGCCGATCGAATGCTGGACGTGTTGGAGAGtctcaccgacgacgatttgaaaaggGAGGCGAAAAACGAGGCGAAGAACAAATCTTTTCGTCTCTATTTCGA TATGAAAGTCTTTGAAAGTTGTTTATCGGGGCGATCCGGATCGCAAGGAGGTGATTCAGAAAGTGGAGGAGTTGAGAATGAGGATGATATTGAG GCTCCTTCAAATATCGTCCTTCAATGGAAAAATGAACGCTCTCAACGAAGTCAACAAAATGGGCTTAGCGTCGTACGGTTCTTCGTCGTACGGACGACAATAAGAGAAGGACGAAACTGTCGGCGCTGA
- the LOC136195467 gene encoding tyrosine-protein kinase receptor torso-like, translated as MTLLEKLGDGFFGVVNKAYLFRTPKRRLSSRLSSRLSSRLSIFSSQSRKDSTFSARSNVENEEFLDEIKLMKRIGQHPHIVSLVGCITTNTPFCLIVEYCLHGDLLNYLRKERPNKRIEQDQLSSNKSISISSFDIEDETLTLPLDCDSVKHQKREMNDDLSETTDSDSATDGLVHRDLACRNVLVCEKELLKVSDYGLTRSVYQDSVYSQKTARRLPLRWMSIEAMTHRLFSEQSDVQHLGKMVEAKQQSKYVVFDATSPHCSCEEMESWDETMESESDLDSSEINEKQLLSGKKQFFCVCVNGNTSEFDDEKEEGSS; from the exons ATGACTCTTCTCGAAAAGCTGGGCGATGGCTTCTTTGGCGTTGTGAACAAGGCGTATCTTTTTCGCACTCCAAAGAGGAGACTTTCGAGTCGTCTTTCGAGTCGCCTTTCGAGCCGACTTTCCATCTTTTCAAGCCAATCTCGAAAGGATTCGACTTTCTCTGCAA GATCGAATGTGGAAAATGAAGAGTTCCTAGACGAAATCAAGCTGATGAAGCGGATTGGTCAACATCCTCATATTGTCAGCCTGGTTGGATGCATAACGACAAACACGCCGTTCTGTCTCATTGTGGAATATTGTCTTCACGGTGACCTTCTCAACTACctcagaaaagaaagaccCAACAAA CGTATTGAACAGGACCAACTGTCGTCGAATAAAAGCATCTCCATCTCTAGCTTTGATATCGAG GATGAAACGCTCACGTTGCCGCTCGACTGCGACTCAGTTAAGCATCAAAAGCGTGAGATGAATGATGATTTGAGTGAAACTACAGACTCAGACTCGGCTACTGACG GTTTGGTTCATCGTGACTTAGCGTGTCGAAACGTGCTCGTGTGCGAAAAAGAACTTCTTAAAGTATCCGACTATGGACTAACGAGATCCGTCTATCAAGATAGCGTGTATTCTCAAAAGACCGCGAGACGTCTCCCTCTACGATGGATGTCTATCGAAGCCATGACGCATCGTCTCTTTTCCGAACAGAGCGACGT GCAGCATCTTGGAAAAATGGTAGAAGCAAAGCAACAGAGCAAATACGTCGTGTTTGATGCTACAAGCCCTCATTGTTCTTGCGAGGAAATGGAATCATGGGATGAAACAATGGAGTCGGAAAGCGATCTTGATTCCTCTGAGATCAATGAAAAACAGTTACTTTCAGGCAAGAAGCAATTCTTTTGC GTCTGTGTCAATGGCAACACGAGTGAATTTGAtgatgaaaaagaagaggggTCTTCCTGA
- the LOC136195526 gene encoding uncharacterized protein, protein MKYGYKTFQSEGEVLMHNDELNWKWHPRQDTTPRSNGENETCEKRMLVSIRALPLIYFSIQLFIRFYMATGCDISHPWDEVVLPGHVFHELSEALIPSLILDELLIEKLITKAECEDIKRCLTPAEQSHKLLRSLVSRQKEDYLVFRRILQKAPGCENAYAILLSSEERVLGSQAIYYPDQKLMAGVLFGRLKRILKTHYKSMKNISDVYSKFDFLIFTAKFNSLRNQTLERLLHPKAGIVPLSLNEEDRKRYGKKRILKYQLADEEKDSVKEFRDKVEEAEREKSDSGRTLFLVIADESHWGTVKAKEVEDGNLSAKKTQKAFDEFVNTWGKHEDVVVLQVSATPFNLLTINSRIPQVYYQDLGSKTKKEVHVVHWAELILEQFQKGCAVRLSTINGECCVGVQKGSHNVVASSVESLVYIDGSQSVSGQNVRLYEYDEETNKVGRIFGLFAGTNLRSRMREFDTDVIALCQDDSSDYCFDFEAVLDSGMGVVS, encoded by the exons ATGAAATACGGTTATAAAACGTTTCAGAGTGAGGGAGAAGTACTAATGCACAACGATGAACTTAATTGGAAGTGGCACCCACGCCAAGACACCACACCAAGGTCGAATGGTGAAAATGAAACTTGTGAAAAGCGCATGCTCGTTTCAATAAGGGCGTTGCCGTTGATCTACTTTTCCATACAACTCTTTATCCGTTTCTATATGGCAACAGGCTGCG ATATTTCTCACCCTTGGGATGAAGTGGTCCTGCCTGGTCATGTTTTTCACGAACTTTCTGAAGCTTTAATTCCTTCTCTCATTCTTGACGAACTTTTGATTGAGAAATTGATTACTAAAGCTGAATGTGAAGACATAAAAAGATGCCTTACTCCTGCAGAGCAGAGCCACAAACTCCTGCGGTCTCTCGTGAGCCGCCAAAAGGAGGATTACCTTGTCTTTCGAAGAATTTTACAGAAGGCGCCAGGCTGTGAAAATGCTTACGCCATCTTACTCTCTTCGGAGGAGAGAGTTCTTGGA AGTCAAGCTATTTACTACCCTGACCAGAAGCTTATGGCAGGCGTGTTGTTTGGCCGGCTCAAAAGAATTCTGAAAACCCATTACAAAAGTATGAAAAACATATCTGATGTCTATAGCAAATTTGATTTCCTTATTTTCACGGCAAAATTTAATTCTTTACGAAATCAGACGCTTGAACGTCTACTTCATCCTAAAGCTGGAATtgttcctctttctcttaaTGAAGAGGATAGAAAACGTTATGGTAAGAAGCGAATTTTAAAGTATCAACTTGCCGATGAGGAAAAAGACTCAGTGAAGGAGTTTCGTGATAAAGTGGAAGAAgctgagagagagaaatcaGACTCGGGTAGAACTCTTTTTCTTGTTATAGCTGATGAAAGCCACTGGGGGACCGTCAAAGCTAAAGAGGTTGAGGACGGCAATCTGTCTGCGAAAAAAACCCAAAAAGCCTTCGATGAGTTTGTTAATACCTGGGGCAAACATGAGGACGTTGTCGTTCTTCAAGTatcggcgacgccgtttaATTTACTCACAATCAATTCTCGGATTCCTCAAGTATATTACCAAGATCTTGgctcaaaaacgaaaaaggaagTACATGTCGTTCATTGGGCAGAATTGATTTTAGAGCAGTTTCAGAAAGGCTGTGCCGTTCGCCTCTCAACTATAAATGGCGAGTGTTGTGTAGGTGTTCAAAAAGGAAGTCACAATGTAGTGGCATCTTCTGTTGAAAGCCTGGTTTATATTGACGGATCGCAATCAGTTTCAGGACAAAATGTTCGTTTGTACGAATATGATGAGGAAACTAACAAAGTTGGCCGAATTTTTGGTTTGTTTGCTGGTACAAATCTTCGTTCAAGAATGCGTGAATTCGATACTGACGTAATTGCTCTCTGTCAAGATGACAGTTCAGACTATTGTTTTGACTTTGAAGCGGTTTTAGATTCAGGAATGGGCGTCGTTTCATGA